Below is a genomic region from Burkholderia pyrrocinia.
CCGATGCAGGAGCTGACCGCGCTGTGGCCGCTGAAGCGTTTTCCGGTGCTCGTCGATGCGGGCCGCACGGTGATCGAGGCGTCGATCATCATCGAGTATCTCGGCCTGAACCATCCGGGCCCCGTGCGCTTGCTGCCCGACGATCCGCACGCGGCGCTCGAGGTGCGGATGATGGATCGCTTCTTCGACAACTACGTGTCGACGCCGCAGCAGAAGGTCGTGCACGACGCGCTGCGGCGGGAAGCCGAGCGCGATGCACGCGGTGTCGCCGATGCGCGCGCGATGCTCGATACGTCGTATGCGTGGCTGGACAAGAAGATGGCCGATCGCGAATGGGCGGCCGGCGACCGCTTCAGCCTCGCCGATTGCGGCGCGGCACCGTTCCTGTTCTACGCGGACTGGACGCACCGGATCGATCCGTCGTTCGCGAACGTGATTGCGTACCGCAAGCGTCTGCTTGCGCGGCCGTCGTTCGCGCGAGCGGTCGACGAGGCGCGGCCGTTTCGCTCGTTCTTTCCGCTCGGCGCGCCCGATCGAGATTGATCGGCGCGGCCGCCGCGCGGCGTGCCGACACCGCGCATGGCCGGCAGCGCGTGCCGGGGCGACGGAATGAAAGCAGCGGGAGCATCGCGGCGCCTGCCCGTCACATCGGGTGCGTGGCCGACTGCGCGAGCGTCAGCAGTTCGTCGAACTGCGTGATCAACTCGAAGCACAGCAGGAACGCGAGCGTATAGGCCGGCGCGGGGAAGCGCCGGATCATCTCCAGCACCTGCGGCGCGAAGCGCGACCGGATCGCGTCGCGCGTCAGCAGCCACGCGATCGCGATGCCGATCGCGGCGCCCGCGATCAGGTCGGTCGGGTAGTGAAAGCCGAGATACGCGCGCGGCAGGCAGATGAACACGACGGAATACAGCAGCGCGACTACGCCGACGCGGCGCGCAATGATGAAGATGCCGGTTGCGATCGCCATCCACAGCATCGCGTGATCGCTCGGAAACGAACTCCACGCCTGCAGCGTGGCCGCGCGCAGTCCGGCCGACGGGAAGTGCAGGTGCAGGTCGGGGTTGTAGATCGGCCGCACGCGGAACGGCAGCACCTGAGCGAGCAGCCGGCCGAACGCGAGCGCGATGAGCCCGCTCGCGACCGTCGCGACGACCAGCTCGCGTTGCCGCTCGCGGTTCGGGCCCGGCTGGAACCACAGCCAGCACAGCACCGGAATGAGCACGAAGCCCTTGAACGTGTAGAGGCCTGCGATCACGCGGATCACGTGATTCATCAGCGGGCCGAACGTCATGTGGGTGAGGAAGATCTGGATCGTGGTATCGAAATTGTTCATGTTCTGTGCGCCCTGGTGGACGCGCAGCACGAGGCGCGCGGCCGGTAGGATCTGGAAGCGCGCTCGCACCGGAGCGCAACGGGGGGCAAGTATGTCACCCGCTATTTCGAAGAAAATGCGAAAAAATACCGGGAATCCCCTGATAAAACGGGGCTGCGCGGCGGGGCCGGATGGGAGAGCGCCGAGCGGCGGGGTACGGTCGAATCGTCCGACGTTTGTGCGTCGATGCGCGCAGTCGCCGGAAAAATATTTGGTTGAACTGGGCAATTCCGCAGGCCGGTGCGGATCTTGCGCCGGATGAACGAATGCGGGTTACGCCCTGTGCGGATCTGTCAGGCCGCGCGGTGTGATGCATGCGCCGGTCGAAAATAAAAGAAAAGGCGGGCAAGCCCTGTGGGCCTGTCCGCCTTGGCTGCGCGATGCCGAGTTCAGTTGCGCCAGACCCGCGCGGCGAGCGCGGCCAGCGACGTCGCGACGGCCAGCGCGGTCACCGCATTCCAGCCCAGTTGCGCGAGCAACAAACTGCCGATCGCGGCACCGGCCGCCATCCCGATGAACATGCCGACGAACAGCACCGCGTTGAGGCGGCTGCGCGACGCGGGATCGATCCGGTAGACGATTGCCTGGTGCGCAATCAGCGTCGCCTGCACGCCGAGATCGAAGCCGATCGTCGCAACCGCGAGCAGCACGAGCTGCGTATGCGGCGGCATCAGCGGCGCGGCGGCCATCGACGCGAACGACAGCGTCGCGATGCCGATGCCGATGCGCGTGACGCGCTCGGGGCCGTGATGGTCGGCCAGACGGCCGGCGATGGGCGCAGCCAGCGCGCCGGCGGCACCCGCGAGGCCGAATGCGCCCGCGGCCGCGCTGCCGAGGTGGAACGGCGCGCCGTGCAGCATCACCGCGAGCGTCGACCAGAACGCGCTGAACCCGATGGCCAGCAGCCCCTGCGCGAGCGCGGCGCGGCGCAGTGCCGGATGATCGCGCCACAACGCGCCGAGCGAGCCGATCAGCGCGCGATACGGCAGGCGCGTGGTCGGTTCGAAGCTCGGCAGCCCGCGCGCGGCGACGATGCCGATCGCGGCGACGCTGGCGGCCGCGAGCGCGAACATCACGCGCCAGCCGGCCGTGTCGGCGACGAAGCCGGCCACGACGCGCGACAGCAGGATGCCAAGCAGCAGCCCCGTCATCACCGTGCCGACGATGCGGCCGCGATGCGTGTCATGGGCGAGCGTTGCGGCGGCCGGCACGACGTCCTGCGCCATCGTCGCGGCGAGGCCGATCGCGAAGCTCGCCGCGAGCAGCAGCCCGAGCGACGGCGCGACGGCGGCGAGCAGCAGTGCGACGACCAGCGCGGCGGCCTTGGTCGCGATCACGCGGCGCCGGTCGAAGCGGTCGCCGAGCGGCGCGAGCAGCAGGATGCCGAGCGCATAGCCGAGCTGCGTGAGCGTCGGCACGAAGCCGATCGCGCGCGTCGACGCGCTGAGATCGGCCCCGAGTGCGCCGAGCATCGGCTGCGCGTAGTAGAGCGGTGCGACACCGAGGCCGGCGGCGGCCGCGAGCAGCAGCACGAGCCGGCGATCGGGCATCGAATGGGCGGCCGGGTGGGCCGCGGTGTGCGCCAAATGGGGCGCGGCGTCGAGACGGGTCGGAGTGGACATGGCGTGCATCCTGGGTTGGATAACGGGATGGACGCGAGTGTGGCGTCGCGCGGCCGGCGACGGTAGTGCCGCCTCGTGCAGATTTGTTATACGCTTCACGAATGACCGAAAAATCTTCCGCTTCTCCCGCTGCTGGCGGCTCTCAGCGCATTCAGGCGGTGCCGGTGGATGGCGCAGGCTATCGCTTCGAGCTGATGGAAACCTTCGTACGCATAGTCGAGGCCGGCAGCCTGTCGGCCGCCGCCGCACAACTGCATACGACGCAGCCGACGATCAGCCGGCGGCTGCAGGCGCTCGAACGCTCGCTCGGCATGCGGCTGTTGCAACGGACGACGCACACGATGCGGCTGACCGTCGACGGCGAGCGCTGTTTCAAGCGCGCGAAGGAACTGCTGGCAAACTGGGCGGCGTTCGAGGCCGATCTGCGCGGCGCGCAGGAGGAGCCGGACGGGCTGCTGCGGGTCGCGGTGCCGCACGCGTTCGGGCAGGAGCGTTTCGTCGGGCCGCTCGCGCAGTTCCTGCGCGACTATCCGCGCGTGTCGGTCGAGTGGCTGCTGCAGGACGACGTGCGGGATTTCGTCGGCAGCGGCATCGATTGCGCGATCCAGGTCGGCGAGCCGACCGATCCGTCCGTCGTCGCGATCCGGCTGACGAACGTGCCGCGCTTCGTGGTCGCCGCGCCGTCGGTGCTGAACAGCGCCGACCTGCCGGCCGACCCCGACGCGCTGGCCGCTTTGCCATGGCTCGCGTTGCGCACGTATTACCGCACCGAGCTGGCGCTGACGCACGCCGTCACCGGCGAGACGCGGCGCATCGCGATCCGCCCGCGCATCACGACCGCGAACCTGTATGCGCTGCGCAGTGCGGCGCTGCTGGGCGTCGGCGCGTGCGTCGGTTCTTCATGGATGCTGGCCGACCACCTCGCGCGCGGCGAACTCGTGCACCTCGCACCCGAGTGGCAGGCCGCGCCGTTGCCCGTCTACCTGACCTATCCGCATGCGCAGTTCTACCCGTCGCGGCTCGTGCGGTTCGTCGCGATGATGCGCGAGGCCGTGCCGGGGCTGGTCGAAGGGCGCGAAGCCTGACCCGGGCGGCGCGGGCTGCGCCGTCAGCCGCGCCGGATCCCTTCGGGCAGCGCGCTGATGCGGCGCACCTCGGGCGAGTCGAGCCATGCGCGCGACGTGGCGCAGTCGGCGAACATGTCGGTCGCATCCTCGCCCCAGAACAGGTCGCCGTCGAGTTCGAAGGTCGGCACGCCGAATACGCCGTGCGCGATCGCACGATCGGTGTTCGCGCGCAACGCGTCCTTCACCGGCTGCGCTTCGACGGCCGTCACGCCTTCCGGAAAGCCGACGGCTTCGCACAGCGCGGCGAAGCCCTCCGGCGTCGACACGTCATGGCCGTCGCGCCAGATATGCCGGAAGATCTGCCGGATCGCATCGAGCGAATTGCCCATCGCGATCGCGAGGCGCAGCGGCTTGATCGGGTTGAACGGGTGGGCCGGCGGCATCCGGAACGGGATGCCGAGCTTGTCCGCGCGGTATTGCGCGTGGCGATAGGTGAAGACGCGTTTTGCCGCGATCTCCGCCGGTGCTTTCTGGCCCCAGTGCGCGAGCAGCGCGCCGAGCACGATCGGCCGCGGCTCGAACGCCGCCGCGGGCGGCAACCGGTCGAACCGTTCCTGCTGCAGGTAGGCGAACGGCGAAACGAAATCGAAATACCAGGTGGCGGTGTGCGCGGCGTTCATGGCGGATGCCCCTCTTGTGCATGGCCGTTTGACGGTTGCGCGCATGGTGCGCGCACAGGCGGCGCGCGATGCGTGCATCGGCGGCCAGTGTCGCACGCGGCCGCCGTTTGCGGTGTCGCGCCGCCGGACGCGCGCGCGGCCGGCTACGACTCCGTGCCGTCGTCCGCTGCCGACGCGAGCCGCGCGAGACTGTCGCGCACGGCGGCCGCGTCGTAGCGTGCGCCCGCGCCACCGAGGGCAACGGTCGCCTTCTGCGCGAGCGGCAGCAGCATCGCGACCGCCGCCGCCATCGTCGGCGCGGCGGCGAGCCGCGATTTCGGGCCCGACACCGTCAGCGCGCCGACGCATGCGCCGGCAGCATCGAACACGGGCGCCGACGCCGACGCCGTCTCGGGGTCGCGCTCGCCGTACGACGCGGCCCACAGTCGTTCGCGCACGTCGTTCCAGCGTGCGTCCTGCGTGTCGGTGAACGCCAGCAGGACCTTCCCGGACGCGCCCTGGCGAACCGGAAACTCCTCGCCGACCCGAATCGACACGCGCACCGCCCGTGCGGGCTCGACGCGGTAGAGCACCGAGCGCATGTCGCCCTGGCGCACATAGAACGACGCCGTTTCCCCGAGTTCGCGGCTCAGCGTCTCGAGCAGCGGCTCGACCACCGGGCCGACCCGGAACGAGCGCTGGTACAGCGCGGCGAGCCGCAGCGGCTCGTGTCCGACCGCGTACTGGCCGTCGTCGAGCTTGCGCATGAAGCCGCCATGTTCGAGCGCGGCGAGCAGGCGCAGGATCGTGCTCTTGTACAGCCCGGTGCGGCGCGACAGTTCGGCGAGCGACAGCCGGTCGTCGGTCGGTCCGAATGCACGGAGGATCGCGAACGCGCGATCGAGCACGGCGACGCCGCTGGAGGCTTCCTCCGCTGACGAATCGGGCCCGTCGCCGGCGTGATC
It encodes:
- a CDS encoding glutathione S-transferase family protein; amino-acid sequence: MMPTLYAHPFSSYCQKVLTALYENGTPFEYRLLAHDDPKPMQELTALWPLKRFPVLVDAGRTVIEASIIIEYLGLNHPGPVRLLPDDPHAALEVRMMDRFFDNYVSTPQQKVVHDALRREAERDARGVADARAMLDTSYAWLDKKMADREWAAGDRFSLADCGAAPFLFYADWTHRIDPSFANVIAYRKRLLARPSFARAVDEARPFRSFFPLGAPDRD
- a CDS encoding phosphatase PAP2 family protein, with product MNNFDTTIQIFLTHMTFGPLMNHVIRVIAGLYTFKGFVLIPVLCWLWFQPGPNRERQRELVVATVASGLIALAFGRLLAQVLPFRVRPIYNPDLHLHFPSAGLRAATLQAWSSFPSDHAMLWMAIATGIFIIARRVGVVALLYSVVFICLPRAYLGFHYPTDLIAGAAIGIAIAWLLTRDAIRSRFAPQVLEMIRRFPAPAYTLAFLLCFELITQFDELLTLAQSATHPM
- a CDS encoding MFS transporter yields the protein MSTPTRLDAAPHLAHTAAHPAAHSMPDRRLVLLLAAAAGLGVAPLYYAQPMLGALGADLSASTRAIGFVPTLTQLGYALGILLLAPLGDRFDRRRVIATKAAALVVALLLAAVAPSLGLLLAASFAIGLAATMAQDVVPAAATLAHDTHRGRIVGTVMTGLLLGILLSRVVAGFVADTAGWRVMFALAAASVAAIGIVAARGLPSFEPTTRLPYRALIGSLGALWRDHPALRRAALAQGLLAIGFSAFWSTLAVMLHGAPFHLGSAAAGAFGLAGAAGALAAPIAGRLADHHGPERVTRIGIGIATLSFASMAAAPLMPPHTQLVLLAVATIGFDLGVQATLIAHQAIVYRIDPASRSRLNAVLFVGMFIGMAAGAAIGSLLLAQLGWNAVTALAVATSLAALAARVWRN
- a CDS encoding LysR family transcriptional regulator, with protein sequence MTEKSSASPAAGGSQRIQAVPVDGAGYRFELMETFVRIVEAGSLSAAAAQLHTTQPTISRRLQALERSLGMRLLQRTTHTMRLTVDGERCFKRAKELLANWAAFEADLRGAQEEPDGLLRVAVPHAFGQERFVGPLAQFLRDYPRVSVEWLLQDDVRDFVGSGIDCAIQVGEPTDPSVVAIRLTNVPRFVVAAPSVLNSADLPADPDALAALPWLALRTYYRTELALTHAVTGETRRIAIRPRITTANLYALRSAALLGVGACVGSSWMLADHLARGELVHLAPEWQAAPLPVYLTYPHAQFYPSRLVRFVAMMREAVPGLVEGREA
- a CDS encoding 2-hydroxychromene-2-carboxylate isomerase; this translates as MNAAHTATWYFDFVSPFAYLQQERFDRLPPAAAFEPRPIVLGALLAHWGQKAPAEIAAKRVFTYRHAQYRADKLGIPFRMPPAHPFNPIKPLRLAIAMGNSLDAIRQIFRHIWRDGHDVSTPEGFAALCEAVGFPEGVTAVEAQPVKDALRANTDRAIAHGVFGVPTFELDGDLFWGEDATDMFADCATSRAWLDSPEVRRISALPEGIRRG
- a CDS encoding IclR family transcriptional regulator — its product is MPTTQADHAGDGPDSSAEEASSGVAVLDRAFAILRAFGPTDDRLSLAELSRRTGLYKSTILRLLAALEHGGFMRKLDDGQYAVGHEPLRLAALYQRSFRVGPVVEPLLETLSRELGETASFYVRQGDMRSVLYRVEPARAVRVSIRVGEEFPVRQGASGKVLLAFTDTQDARWNDVRERLWAASYGERDPETASASAPVFDAAGACVGALTVSGPKSRLAAAPTMAAAVAMLLPLAQKATVALGGAGARYDAAAVRDSLARLASAADDGTES